The proteins below come from a single Arthrobacter crystallopoietes genomic window:
- a CDS encoding cupin domain-containing protein, producing MQRRVVTGVDESGKSIVVKDGQPPVSRNYVHTPGFADALIWRTDASVAPATESVDRPLACFVPSAGETVALTITFPPGTVYTDPAFDPEAASSEDQAMNPGLYELFEADAPGMHTSPTVDYAVVTHGELVLELDDGVTVPLTVGDIVVQNATRHAWRNPTDAPATIFIVLMGSAVVN from the coding sequence ATGCAACGACGGGTAGTGACCGGAGTCGACGAGTCCGGAAAATCGATAGTAGTGAAGGACGGACAGCCACCGGTATCCCGCAACTACGTACACACTCCAGGATTTGCCGATGCACTCATCTGGCGGACAGATGCGAGCGTCGCCCCGGCAACCGAAAGCGTCGACAGGCCCTTGGCCTGCTTCGTACCCAGTGCCGGTGAGACTGTCGCGTTGACCATTACCTTCCCTCCGGGCACGGTCTACACAGACCCAGCCTTCGATCCGGAGGCTGCCAGCTCCGAAGACCAGGCGATGAACCCGGGCCTCTACGAACTCTTCGAGGCCGACGCCCCGGGGATGCATACGTCTCCAACAGTCGACTACGCGGTCGTGACCCACGGCGAACTAGTCCTGGAACTAGATGACGGCGTGACAGTACCACTGACCGTTGGAGACATCGTGGTACAGAACGCGACCCGGCATGCATGGCGAAACCCGACGGACGCACCGGCGACGATCTTCATCGTGCTAATGGGATCTGCCGTCGTCAACTGA
- a CDS encoding amino acid synthesis family protein has product MTLYEVRKRSLSIETVFHEGGPAPEIPVRMGAACAVVSNPYAGRYEKDLLPFMTELRALGTELATELADAMGGPERIEAYGKGAIVGVGGETEHGAVWHEAGGWAMRQVLGDPPAMVPSAKAVASAGYRLMVPMHYIRAAYVRSHYTAMEIGLQDSPRPAEILFAVVMADGGRIHSRLGGLTTDAVSVHDGQR; this is encoded by the coding sequence GTGACCCTGTACGAAGTCCGTAAACGATCTCTGTCAATCGAAACCGTATTCCACGAAGGTGGACCCGCACCCGAAATCCCGGTGCGGATGGGCGCGGCCTGCGCCGTCGTCAGCAACCCGTACGCCGGGCGCTATGAGAAAGACCTGCTGCCCTTCATGACCGAACTGCGAGCTTTGGGTACAGAACTGGCTACGGAGCTGGCGGACGCAATGGGCGGGCCGGAACGGATCGAGGCCTATGGAAAAGGCGCCATCGTGGGCGTTGGCGGTGAGACCGAGCACGGTGCAGTCTGGCACGAAGCCGGCGGCTGGGCTATGCGGCAGGTCCTGGGTGACCCGCCGGCGATGGTCCCCTCCGCCAAGGCCGTCGCGTCCGCAGGCTACCGGCTCATGGTGCCGATGCACTACATCCGCGCCGCATACGTACGCAGCCACTACACCGCTATGGAGATCGGGCTCCAGGACTCCCCCCGGCCAGCGGAGATTTTGTTCGCTGTGGTGATGGCCGACGGCGGCCGGATCCACTCTCGGTTGGGTGGACTAACCACCGATGCCGTGAGCGTCCATGATGGTCAACGCTAG
- a CDS encoding fumarylacetoacetate hydrolase family protein, with amino-acid sequence MKLVSYTHNGEESFGAVIGENVVDLRGPSSCGNLAEFVGSNAFANREELIRGIDSTPLNQVTLLPPIPRPEKIVCAVRNYMDHHKEVLAAGMQRELTEYPPIFLRVWRSQSAHGQPIVRPRASESLDWEGELAVIIGKEGRDIAEDDAWDHVAGYSCYNDASVREWQFHAKQIAAGKNFENTGGFGPWLVTADEVVPGQTLKITTRLNDEVVQSGDTSHLIFSVPQLINYASTIFTLVPGDVIVTGTPAGVGWSRKPQRFMKPGDTVEVEIESIGILKNPVTAQG; translated from the coding sequence ATGAAACTAGTGTCCTACACGCATAACGGTGAAGAGTCGTTCGGAGCCGTTATCGGCGAGAACGTAGTGGACTTGCGTGGACCATCCAGCTGCGGAAACCTGGCCGAGTTCGTAGGCAGTAATGCCTTCGCCAATCGAGAGGAACTGATTAGGGGCATAGATTCGACACCGCTAAATCAGGTAACCCTCCTGCCTCCAATCCCGAGGCCGGAGAAAATCGTCTGTGCGGTGCGGAATTACATGGACCACCATAAGGAAGTGCTGGCAGCAGGAATGCAGCGGGAACTCACCGAGTATCCGCCGATTTTCCTGCGCGTGTGGAGGTCGCAGTCGGCGCATGGCCAGCCAATTGTTCGTCCACGGGCCTCCGAATCGCTGGACTGGGAGGGCGAACTCGCCGTGATCATCGGCAAGGAAGGCCGGGATATTGCAGAGGACGATGCTTGGGATCACGTTGCCGGTTACAGCTGCTACAACGACGCCAGCGTACGTGAATGGCAATTCCATGCGAAGCAGATAGCCGCTGGAAAAAACTTCGAGAACACCGGCGGCTTCGGTCCTTGGCTGGTGACTGCCGATGAGGTAGTTCCCGGACAGACGCTGAAGATCACCACCCGCCTGAACGACGAGGTCGTCCAATCCGGGGATACCAGCCACCTGATCTTTTCCGTTCCGCAGCTGATCAATTACGCGTCCACCATATTTACTCTTGTACCGGGCGATGTGATTGTCACAGGCACGCCCGCGGGCGTGGGATGGAGCAGGAAACCCCAACGATTCATGAAACCCGGGGACACTGTCGAGGTTGAGATCGAATCGATCGGGATCTTGAAGAACCCTGTTACGGCCCAAGGGTGA
- a CDS encoding VOC family protein — translation MPEYTPALSHFGVFVHDLDLMSKFYCDVFGMVVTDSGEGQTMPFTIAFLSGNPTQHHQLALATGRDPNQPSTVMQISFKISEIDNLREARQRALERGATQMRGLNHGNALSIYFADPEGNTVEVYLDTPWYVAQPHGEPLDLEKDDVEIWSETERICRADPTFKTVEEWQADFAKV, via the coding sequence ATGCCTGAATACACACCCGCGCTGTCGCACTTCGGCGTTTTCGTTCACGACCTCGACCTGATGTCCAAGTTTTACTGTGATGTTTTCGGAATGGTCGTCACGGACAGCGGAGAGGGGCAAACGATGCCTTTCACCATCGCCTTCCTCAGCGGCAACCCCACCCAGCATCATCAACTCGCTCTAGCAACAGGGCGCGACCCTAACCAACCGAGCACTGTCATGCAGATTTCGTTCAAGATCAGCGAGATCGACAACCTGCGCGAGGCACGGCAGCGGGCCTTGGAACGCGGCGCAACCCAGATGCGCGGGCTTAACCATGGCAACGCCCTGTCCATCTACTTCGCGGACCCCGAGGGCAACACAGTTGAGGTGTACCTCGACACGCCTTGGTACGTAGCCCAGCCACACGGGGAGCCCCTAGACCTCGAGAAAGATGACGTGGAGATCTGGTCGGAAACAGAGCGAATCTGCCGCGCGGATCCCACTTTCAAAACTGTCGAGGAATGGCAAGCGGACTTCGCAAAGGTCTGA